From a region of the Myroides sp. JBRI-B21084 genome:
- a CDS encoding PfkB family carbohydrate kinase, translating into MNKLLIVGTVAFDAIETPFGKTDKILGGAATYIGLSAAHFNVKSAIVSVVGNDFPQEYLSLLANKNIDISGIEVVKDGKTFFWSGLYHNDLNSRDTLDTQLNVLADFNPVVPENFKDADVIMLGNLHPNIQISVLDQLTAQPKLVVLDTMNFWMDCALDELKQVLKRVDVLTINDEEARQLSGEYSLVKAAEIIHTMGPKYVVIKKGEHGALLFNNTQVFFAPALPLKEVFDPTGAGDTFAGGFSGYLAQQGNITFHNMKNAIIHGSNLASFCVEKFGTERMEQLNKEEVNNRLQQFKMLTQFNIELAE; encoded by the coding sequence ATGAACAAATTATTAATTGTAGGAACGGTCGCTTTTGATGCAATTGAAACTCCTTTTGGTAAAACCGACAAAATTTTAGGCGGAGCCGCTACTTATATAGGCCTTTCGGCAGCACATTTTAATGTAAAGTCGGCAATTGTTTCTGTAGTTGGAAACGATTTTCCACAAGAATACTTAAGCTTATTAGCCAATAAAAATATCGATATTTCTGGAATAGAAGTTGTGAAAGACGGAAAAACTTTTTTCTGGAGTGGATTGTATCATAACGATTTAAATTCGCGCGATACCTTAGATACCCAATTAAACGTATTGGCCGATTTTAACCCTGTTGTTCCTGAAAATTTTAAAGATGCCGACGTAATTATGCTTGGAAACTTACATCCAAACATACAAATAAGTGTATTAGATCAACTTACAGCGCAACCAAAGTTAGTGGTTTTAGATACCATGAATTTTTGGATGGATTGTGCATTAGATGAGCTTAAACAAGTTTTAAAACGTGTAGATGTACTTACAATTAACGACGAAGAAGCACGCCAATTATCAGGTGAATACTCATTGGTAAAAGCAGCCGAAATTATACATACCATGGGGCCAAAATACGTTGTTATTAAAAAAGGCGAACACGGTGCGTTATTGTTTAATAACACACAAGTGTTTTTTGCACCTGCTTTACCTTTAAAAGAAGTTTTTGACCCAACAGGTGCTGGTGATACTTTTGCGGGTGGTTTTTCGGGCTACTTAGCGCAACAAGGCAACATAACGTTTCATAACATGAAAAACGCCATTATTCATGGCTCAAATTTAGCATCGTTCTGCGTTGAAAAATTTGGAACCGAGCGTATGGAACAATTAAATAAAGAAGAAGTAAACAACCGTTTACAACAATTTAAAATGCTAACACAGTTTAATATTGAACTAGCAGAATAA